The following proteins come from a genomic window of Haliaeetus albicilla chromosome 23, bHalAlb1.1, whole genome shotgun sequence:
- the MTCP1 gene encoding protein p13 MTCP-1, protein MAEGGHAGTPPVRLWVRRVGVYCDEHRKTWLVAAEEEEGMLRARIQRVQVPLGEALRPSQLPPSRLPHMWQLSQGEQYRDSNSRVWEIEHHLMLGGVEELLLKLVPGD, encoded by the exons ATGGCAGAAGGAGGGCACGCTGGCACTCCTCCTGTCCGACTGTGGGTGCGACGCGTAGGTGTTTACTGCGATGAGCACCGCAAAACGTGGCTTGTGGCTGCGGAAGAG GAGGAAGGTATGCTGAGGGCTCGGATCCAAAGAGTTCAGGTTCCCCTGGGTGAGGCGCTGCgacccagccagctccccccatCTCGGCTGCCTCATATGTGGCAGCTGTCCCAGGGTGAGCAGTACAGGGATAGTAACTCTCGCGTTTGGGAGATAGAGCACCATCTCATG CTTGGTGGTgttgaagagctgctgcttaAACTCGTGCCTGGTGATTAA
- the BRCC3 gene encoding lys-63-specific deubiquitinase BRCC36 isoform X2, with product MLTDRPGLSSSLGREGLALVDTSRIVHIHSVIILRRSDKRKDRVEISPEQLSAASTEAERLAEMTGRPMRVVGWYHSHPHITVWPSHVDVRTQAMYQMMDQGFVGLIFSCFIEDKNTKTGRILYTCFQSIQAQKSSEYERIEIPIHVVPHETIGKVCLESAVELPKILCQEEQDAYRRIHSLTHLDSVTKIHNGSVFTKNLCSQMSAISGPLLQWLEDRLEQNKQRVQELQQEKEQLLEELAALE from the exons ATGCTCACCGACCGGCCGGGCCTGTCCAGCAGTTTGGGGAGGGAAGGTCTAGCTTTG GTTGATACGAGCCGAATTGTTCATATCCACTCTGTGATCATCCTGCGCCGCTCCGATAAGAGAAAAGACCGTGTGGAAATTTCGCCAGAGCAGCTTTCAGCTGCTTCTACTGAAGCAGAG AGGTTGGCTGAAATGACAGGACGTCCCATGAGAGTTGTGGGCTGGTATCACTCTCATCCTCATATTACTGTCTGGCCATCACATGTTG ACGTCCGCACACAAGCTATGTATCAGATGATGGACCAAGGTTTTGTAGGGCTTATCTTTTCCTGCTTCATTGAGGACAAAAACACAAAG ACAGGCAGGATTCTCTACACCTGCTTCCAGTCCATTCAGGCCCAGAAGAGCTCAGA ATATGAAAGGATTGAAATTCCTATTCATGTTGTCCCCCATGAAACCATTGGGAAAGTATGTCTGGAATCAGCTGTAGAGCTGCCCAAGATCCTTTGCCAAGAAGAGCAAGATGCCTACAGGAGAATTCACAG CCTCACCCATTTAGACTCTGTAACCAAGATTCATAATGGCTCAG TGTTCACAAAGAACCTCTGCAGCCAGATGTCTGCCATCAGTGGTCCACTCCTTCAGTGGCTGGAGGACAGACTAGAGCAGAACAAACAACGggtgcaggagctgcagcaagagaaagagCAGCTCCTGGAGGAACTAGCTGCTTTAGAGTGA
- the BRCC3 gene encoding lys-63-specific deubiquitinase BRCC36 isoform X1, with the protein MAVQAVHLEADAFLVCLNHALSTEKEEVMGLCIGEVDTSRIVHIHSVIILRRSDKRKDRVEISPEQLSAASTEAERLAEMTGRPMRVVGWYHSHPHITVWPSHVDVRTQAMYQMMDQGFVGLIFSCFIEDKNTKTGRILYTCFQSIQAQKSSEYERIEIPIHVVPHETIGKVCLESAVELPKILCQEEQDAYRRIHSLTHLDSVTKIHNGSVFTKNLCSQMSAISGPLLQWLEDRLEQNKQRVQELQQEKEQLLEELAALE; encoded by the exons ATGGCGGTGCAGGCGGTGCACCTGGAGGCCGATGCCTTTCTGGTGTGCCTCAACCACGCGCTGAGCACCGAGAAGGAGGAGGTCATGGGGCTCTGCATCGGCGAG GTTGATACGAGCCGAATTGTTCATATCCACTCTGTGATCATCCTGCGCCGCTCCGATAAGAGAAAAGACCGTGTGGAAATTTCGCCAGAGCAGCTTTCAGCTGCTTCTACTGAAGCAGAG AGGTTGGCTGAAATGACAGGACGTCCCATGAGAGTTGTGGGCTGGTATCACTCTCATCCTCATATTACTGTCTGGCCATCACATGTTG ACGTCCGCACACAAGCTATGTATCAGATGATGGACCAAGGTTTTGTAGGGCTTATCTTTTCCTGCTTCATTGAGGACAAAAACACAAAG ACAGGCAGGATTCTCTACACCTGCTTCCAGTCCATTCAGGCCCAGAAGAGCTCAGA ATATGAAAGGATTGAAATTCCTATTCATGTTGTCCCCCATGAAACCATTGGGAAAGTATGTCTGGAATCAGCTGTAGAGCTGCCCAAGATCCTTTGCCAAGAAGAGCAAGATGCCTACAGGAGAATTCACAG CCTCACCCATTTAGACTCTGTAACCAAGATTCATAATGGCTCAG TGTTCACAAAGAACCTCTGCAGCCAGATGTCTGCCATCAGTGGTCCACTCCTTCAGTGGCTGGAGGACAGACTAGAGCAGAACAAACAACGggtgcaggagctgcagcaagagaaagagCAGCTCCTGGAGGAACTAGCTGCTTTAGAGTGA